A DNA window from Deltaproteobacteria bacterium contains the following coding sequences:
- the eno gene encoding phosphopyruvate hydratase, whose protein sequence is MSTINAVFAREILDSRGNPTVEVDVLLASGVMGRAAVPSGASTGAHEAVELRDGDKSRYLGKGVTKAVGSVNNVIADEIVGLDAFDQEGLDKALIQIDGTENKAKLGANAMLGVSLATAKAAAQEAGLPLYRYIGGVAACRLPVPLMNILNGGAHADNGLDVQEFMIAPVVGGSFQESLRAGAEVFHTLKKILSTKGLSTGVGDEGGFAPKLKSNREALELVSEAISAAGYKIGKDIFLALDVAATELFEGGKYRWEGRQLTGEELSGVYRQWAKDFALVSIEDGFSEDDWGSWTAFTKSEGAKMQIVGDDLFVTNPKRVARGIQENAANALLVKVNQIGTLSETVEAVRMASTNRMHTVMSHRSGETEDSTIADLSVALSCQQIKTGSLCRGERTAKYNQLLRIEEDLGATAKYWGRDAFFSKG, encoded by the coding sequence ATGTCCACGATCAATGCTGTTTTCGCCCGTGAAATTTTAGATAGTCGAGGAAATCCGACTGTTGAAGTCGACGTTTTACTGGCATCCGGTGTAATGGGGCGCGCGGCCGTACCAAGTGGGGCTTCGACTGGTGCGCATGAGGCGGTGGAACTTCGCGATGGCGATAAAAGTCGTTATCTCGGTAAGGGTGTAACGAAGGCTGTCGGCAGCGTGAACAACGTGATCGCGGATGAAATCGTAGGCCTTGATGCCTTTGATCAAGAGGGTCTTGACAAGGCGTTGATTCAAATCGACGGAACTGAAAACAAAGCGAAACTTGGTGCCAATGCGATGCTCGGTGTCTCGCTTGCGACCGCTAAAGCAGCCGCACAAGAAGCTGGTCTGCCGCTTTATCGCTACATCGGTGGAGTTGCCGCTTGCCGACTGCCAGTTCCGCTGATGAACATTCTTAACGGCGGTGCTCACGCAGACAACGGTCTCGACGTTCAAGAGTTTATGATTGCGCCAGTGGTCGGCGGAAGCTTTCAAGAATCTCTTCGTGCGGGCGCTGAAGTTTTTCACACTTTAAAGAAAATTTTGTCGACTAAGGGTCTTTCGACAGGCGTCGGTGACGAGGGTGGATTTGCTCCTAAATTGAAATCCAATCGCGAAGCTCTTGAGCTGGTTTCCGAGGCCATTTCTGCCGCTGGGTACAAAATCGGAAAAGATATATTTCTCGCACTCGATGTTGCCGCTACAGAACTTTTCGAGGGCGGAAAATATCGTTGGGAAGGTCGTCAGCTGACAGGCGAGGAACTTTCAGGAGTTTATCGTCAATGGGCGAAGGACTTTGCACTAGTCAGTATCGAGGACGGTTTTTCCGAAGACGATTGGGGCTCTTGGACCGCCTTCACAAAGTCAGAAGGCGCGAAGATGCAAATCGTGGGCGACGATCTCTTTGTGACAAATCCAAAACGGGTAGCGCGGGGAATTCAGGAGAACGCTGCCAATGCATTGTTGGTGAAGGTCAATCAAATCGGAACTTTATCAGAAACAGTGGAAGCAGTTCGGATGGCGAGCACTAATCGCATGCATACTGTGATGTCGCATCGATCTGGTGAAACAGAAGATTCAACGATTGCCGATTTATCCGTAGCACTTTCGTGCCAGCAAATTAAAACCGGAAGCCTTTGTCGCGGTGAACGCACGGCGAAGTACAATCAGCTTCTGCGAATTGAAGAGGACCTCGGTGCGACTGCGAAGTATTGGGGACGGGATGCGTTCTTCAGCAAAGGGTAA
- a CDS encoding DNA polymerase I, whose translation MNRKKCLYLVDVSSMFFRAFYAIRPLSSPSGLPVNAIYGFLTMTIKLMREIRPDYIAFCFDRPEPSFRKEMDIRYKANRTEMPEDLEPQMPWFRKLSEALGVKCYDKLGFEADDLIGTLTNRGLNEGLDVVIVSGDKDFAQLIQPGVTLYDTMKDVRYDSAAALEKWGVPPEKMIDYLALVGDSSDNIAGVAGIGPKGAQKLLLQFSSIEDIYANLQAVMPEGVRKKLEASRDEAILAKKLVTIVQDVAIPFVAEELKLKPIEREHVLPMFEELGFKSLAKQLFGSSETGKGSFPQASAVESSPVMSAPMSEAALQSPSASFVAPVSAGGAGSPLQPGPYWKEERLEISELKAKLAVRPTPSEIWVIHSERGIIVGFDGFAYQLAGNPDDLPEALAGQILLGHDLKDFAHRYRLRDFSVGWDSRLGAYVEHAGSIETVHELFTKYIGLSLPELASSSQWLAWSFALKRAIESKLSVYGGEKVLVDYDLPLVPILYQMESRGIMIDRELLSAYSKELTIDVQAVEIEIHKQCGEVFNIGSPKQLGQILFGKMGLPSGKKTKTGFSTDNEVLEAIEHPVAKMILDWRELTKLKSTYVDAIPLLADSRGRVHTTFNQALTTTGRLSSTNPNLQNIPIRTERGARIRKSFIAPAGRKLLSADYSQIELRILAQITDDPGLVRAFEQGHDIHAATASEVFEVKLEAVTSEMRRQAKAVNFGLAYGQGAFGLAETLGVSRTEAQNIINRYFMRFAKVKDYMTETVELAKKNGYVETIFGRRRYILEFQSKNGAVRKFGERAAINAPIQGAASDLVKKAMIDVEKQIAGRKDIEMLLQVHDELVFEVDDGISQDVLDEVKSTMQNAAKFKVPLVANIGIGQTWQDAH comes from the coding sequence ATGAACAGAAAAAAGTGCCTGTATCTAGTGGACGTCAGTTCGATGTTCTTTCGCGCGTTTTACGCCATTCGTCCTCTGTCGAGTCCATCGGGATTGCCGGTCAATGCTATTTACGGTTTTCTCACGATGACGATCAAGCTCATGCGAGAAATCCGACCAGACTATATTGCTTTTTGTTTCGACCGTCCTGAACCAAGCTTCAGAAAAGAGATGGACATACGGTACAAAGCGAATCGGACCGAGATGCCAGAAGATCTTGAACCTCAGATGCCCTGGTTTAGAAAGTTATCAGAGGCACTCGGGGTCAAGTGTTACGATAAGCTTGGCTTCGAAGCGGATGATCTTATCGGCACACTTACCAATCGGGGTCTCAATGAGGGTCTTGATGTTGTGATTGTGAGCGGCGATAAGGACTTCGCGCAGTTGATTCAACCTGGCGTCACGCTCTACGACACGATGAAAGACGTTCGGTACGATTCTGCCGCCGCATTAGAAAAGTGGGGCGTTCCGCCGGAGAAGATGATTGATTACTTGGCGCTAGTGGGTGACTCGTCGGACAACATTGCGGGCGTTGCGGGCATCGGACCGAAGGGCGCTCAAAAGCTGCTACTACAGTTTAGTTCCATCGAAGATATTTATGCGAACCTACAAGCGGTTATGCCAGAGGGAGTCCGCAAAAAACTTGAGGCTAGCCGCGACGAAGCCATTCTGGCTAAAAAGCTTGTAACGATTGTTCAAGACGTAGCAATCCCGTTTGTTGCGGAAGAATTGAAGTTGAAGCCGATCGAGCGAGAACACGTACTGCCAATGTTCGAAGAGCTTGGATTCAAAAGTTTGGCCAAACAGCTTTTTGGTAGCTCAGAAACGGGAAAAGGAAGTTTCCCTCAAGCGTCGGCGGTAGAATCATCACCAGTAATGTCGGCGCCGATGTCGGAAGCTGCTTTGCAATCGCCGAGTGCTTCATTTGTTGCGCCGGTTTCGGCTGGCGGGGCTGGTTCACCGCTTCAACCAGGTCCCTATTGGAAAGAAGAGCGCCTAGAGATCTCCGAACTCAAAGCGAAACTTGCCGTCCGCCCGACTCCTTCTGAAATCTGGGTTATTCATTCCGAGCGAGGAATAATTGTCGGTTTCGATGGTTTTGCTTATCAGCTAGCAGGTAACCCTGATGATTTACCAGAGGCGCTCGCGGGCCAAATTTTACTTGGACATGATTTGAAGGACTTTGCCCACCGCTATCGGCTTCGGGACTTTTCCGTCGGTTGGGATTCACGCCTTGGCGCCTATGTCGAGCATGCCGGTTCAATTGAAACAGTCCATGAGTTGTTCACAAAGTACATTGGACTCTCTCTTCCGGAACTTGCCTCTTCGTCTCAGTGGCTTGCGTGGAGCTTTGCTCTCAAGCGCGCAATCGAGTCAAAGCTGTCTGTTTATGGGGGAGAAAAAGTGCTTGTGGATTACGATCTGCCGCTTGTGCCTATTCTTTATCAAATGGAGTCTCGAGGCATCATGATCGACCGGGAACTTTTGAGTGCTTACTCAAAAGAGTTAACCATTGATGTTCAAGCGGTCGAGATAGAAATTCACAAACAGTGTGGCGAAGTCTTCAATATCGGAAGTCCGAAGCAGCTTGGTCAGATTCTATTTGGGAAAATGGGACTGCCTTCTGGTAAAAAAACGAAAACTGGTTTTTCCACCGATAACGAAGTTCTAGAAGCGATCGAACATCCTGTTGCGAAAATGATTTTAGATTGGCGCGAGCTCACGAAGCTCAAGTCCACCTATGTGGATGCGATCCCTCTGCTTGCAGATTCGAGAGGCCGCGTTCATACCACTTTCAATCAGGCATTAACTACGACGGGACGACTTTCTAGCACGAATCCCAATCTCCAAAACATTCCAATTCGCACCGAGCGCGGTGCACGAATTCGCAAGAGCTTTATTGCGCCAGCTGGTCGTAAGCTTTTAAGCGCCGATTATAGCCAAATCGAACTCAGGATATTAGCGCAAATTACCGACGACCCAGGATTGGTGCGAGCTTTTGAACAAGGCCACGATATCCATGCGGCAACCGCGAGCGAAGTTTTTGAAGTCAAATTAGAGGCGGTGACTTCTGAAATGCGACGGCAAGCCAAGGCTGTAAATTTCGGTCTTGCTTACGGACAAGGTGCTTTTGGTCTTGCTGAAACTCTAGGCGTGTCGCGAACCGAAGCGCAGAATATTATCAATCGATACTTCATGCGCTTTGCGAAAGTAAAAGACTACATGACCGAGACCGTCGAACTCGCCAAGAAAAACGGGTATGTCGAAACGATATTTGGCCGACGCCGTTACATTTTGGAATTTCAGTCTAAAAACGGTGCCGTTCGAAAGTTTGGCGAGCGCGCGGCGATCAATGCACCAATACAAGGTGCGGCAAGCGACTTAGTCAAAAAAGCAATGATTGACGTCGAGAAACAAATTGCGGGACGCAAAGATATCGAGATGCTGCTTCAAGTGCACGATGAACTTGTTTTCGAAGTCGACGACGGAATCTCGCAAGATGTTTTGGATGAGGTGAAATCGACAATGCAAAATGCAGCGAAATTTAAAGTGCCGCTGGTTGCAAATATAGGCATCGGTCAGACTTGGCAGGATGCTCACTAA
- the ysxC gene encoding ribosome biogenesis GTP-binding protein YsxC: protein MLGLMSMAGRFQFITSAVEISGCPIDSMPEIAVLGRSNAGKSTLINAWAGSQIAKTSAKPGKTRLINFFQGAKYRLVDFPGYGYSSRSGDEQATWAGMIESFLSSRANISGALLLMDCRREWSEDEALLVQFMARIRKPVCVVLTKSDKLNRQEENSIRAKFKAIKGVEAIYFVSSTKKTGLIELEDGIFRSWIGKRTATDGADT, encoded by the coding sequence GTGTTAGGTCTAATGTCTATGGCAGGTCGTTTTCAGTTCATTACTTCGGCAGTAGAGATTTCGGGTTGTCCCATCGATTCAATGCCCGAAATAGCAGTACTTGGGCGTTCAAATGCAGGCAAAAGTACTTTGATCAATGCGTGGGCGGGGTCGCAAATCGCGAAGACCAGCGCAAAACCGGGCAAAACCCGATTGATCAACTTCTTCCAAGGGGCAAAGTATCGTTTGGTCGATTTTCCTGGTTATGGTTACTCCAGTCGCTCAGGTGACGAACAGGCCACATGGGCTGGGATGATCGAATCGTTTTTGTCATCGCGAGCGAATATTAGCGGTGCGCTTTTGCTGATGGATTGCCGGCGAGAGTGGTCGGAGGACGAAGCACTCCTCGTTCAGTTCATGGCGCGCATCAGAAAGCCGGTCTGCGTTGTTTTAACGAAGTCTGATAAGTTGAATCGCCAGGAAGAAAACTCCATTCGAGCTAAATTCAAGGCGATCAAAGGTGTCGAAGCGATCTATTTCGTCTCGAGTACTAAAAAGACGGGGTTGATTGAGTTGGAAGATGGAATTTTCCGATCCTGGATCGGGAAACGTACGGCCACCGACGGAGCGGATACATGA
- a CDS encoding septum formation initiator family protein has protein sequence MIEKFSTWAKIFRDWLQSPLSVLMIVGTISFGAVLVDGTLFRLWSLARDRDQLMDRLVSLKKSIADKEKRFAESHRPEFIERQARENLDFVRDGDLVFIFSNSDADLGAVANGSLPQNAAR, from the coding sequence ATGATTGAAAAATTCTCTACGTGGGCAAAGATTTTTCGCGATTGGTTGCAAAGTCCGCTCAGCGTTCTCATGATCGTCGGCACGATTTCATTCGGTGCGGTGCTTGTTGATGGGACCTTGTTTCGATTGTGGAGCTTGGCGCGAGATCGCGATCAGCTGATGGATCGGCTCGTGAGTCTTAAAAAGTCAATTGCGGACAAAGAGAAACGATTCGCAGAATCTCATCGGCCGGAATTTATTGAGCGTCAGGCTCGTGAAAATTTGGACTTTGTTCGAGATGGCGACTTGGTATTTATTTTTTCTAATAGCGACGCCGACTTAGGCGCTGTTGCTAATGGCTCATTGCCGCAAAACGCGGCGCGCTGA
- a CDS encoding cytochrome: MSMRESNVKHLQGNLQFVFDALYELGVIDPVLKMDWAQHLEHIEKNTFAIRRAVEIVNGCGNDRQRLFLELGRMDSQTLELLAVEVAREYAGYHTRAVVH; this comes from the coding sequence ATGAGCATGCGAGAATCAAACGTAAAACATCTGCAGGGTAACCTTCAATTCGTATTTGATGCGCTCTATGAACTAGGCGTGATCGATCCGGTACTCAAAATGGATTGGGCACAGCACCTCGAGCATATAGAAAAGAATACCTTCGCTATTCGCCGGGCTGTTGAGATCGTGAATGGCTGCGGAAACGATCGCCAACGACTGTTTTTAGAACTCGGCCGAATGGATTCGCAAACTTTGGAGCTTTTAGCTGTCGAAGTGGCCCGTGAATATGCCGGTTATCATACTCGTGCGGTCGTACACTGA
- a CDS encoding CpaF family protein, translating into MSNVAAEAVQNNLGPVQHLREDSTVSEILINGPDEIFVERKGKLEKTDAKFRSEDDLVAAVNAIANSIGRRISEEEPRLDARLPDGSRIHAVLKPLASCGTIVSIRKFFQTKMTFKDYIKMGAITPDAANFLEICMFLGKNILVSGGTGSGKTTLLNLLCSRIPRGQRVITIEDSRELNLEYEHVVSFETRMPNEQGKYEVSMRDLLKSALRLRPDRIIVGEVRGSEGLELIQAMNTGHKGCLGTVHANTAADAMVRIETLAMGSDAKISEKAMRYTVGSAIHLVVQISRLSDGSRRIMEITECLGLDENFNFVMSPIFSMGPLVRGPEGKLSGQIEPTGVIPSFMNEIEDNKIPFPRSKFVAPSRGGASKAG; encoded by the coding sequence ATGTCCAATGTCGCTGCTGAAGCGGTCCAAAACAATCTTGGTCCGGTTCAGCATCTGCGTGAAGATTCAACCGTCAGCGAGATTCTGATCAATGGCCCGGATGAAATTTTCGTCGAGCGAAAAGGAAAACTAGAAAAAACCGACGCGAAGTTTCGTAGCGAAGACGACTTGGTCGCTGCTGTGAATGCGATTGCCAATTCTATTGGAAGAAGGATCTCAGAGGAAGAGCCAAGGCTGGACGCGCGTCTTCCAGATGGGTCACGTATTCACGCGGTTCTCAAACCATTGGCGAGCTGCGGAACGATCGTTTCAATTCGCAAATTTTTTCAAACAAAAATGACGTTCAAAGACTATATCAAAATGGGCGCGATCACTCCAGATGCGGCCAATTTTTTAGAAATCTGCATGTTTTTGGGAAAAAATATTCTGGTGAGTGGTGGAACTGGTTCGGGAAAAACGACGCTCCTCAATCTTCTTTGCTCGCGGATTCCACGCGGTCAGCGGGTCATTACGATTGAGGATTCGCGCGAACTGAATCTCGAATACGAGCATGTTGTCAGTTTTGAAACCCGAATGCCGAACGAACAGGGGAAATACGAAGTTTCGATGCGGGACCTTTTGAAATCCGCACTTCGTCTTCGTCCAGATCGCATCATTGTCGGGGAGGTTCGTGGATCAGAAGGTCTCGAATTGATTCAGGCAATGAACACCGGACACAAAGGCTGTCTTGGAACCGTTCACGCCAATACCGCGGCCGATGCAATGGTTCGAATCGAAACTCTGGCGATGGGTAGCGATGCGAAAATTTCTGAGAAAGCGATGCGCTACACAGTGGGCAGTGCGATTCACTTGGTCGTACAGATTTCGCGACTTTCTGATGGAAGTCGGCGCATCATGGAAATCACTGAGTGTCTTGGTTTGGACGAAAACTTTAATTTCGTGATGAGTCCGATCTTCTCGATGGGGCCTTTGGTTCGCGGTCCAGAAGGAAAGCTTTCGGGGCAAATCGAACCTACGGGCGTGATCCCGTCCTTCATGAACGAAATCGAAGACAACAAAATTCCATTTCCACGCTCAAAGTTCGTTGCTCCTAGCAGGGGTGGCGCGTCAAAAGCGGGTTAG
- the kdsB gene encoding 3-deoxy-manno-octulosonate cytidylyltransferase, producing MDAVGVIPSRFGATRFPGKPLTRIAGKPLIQHVVEGALKSKRLSQILVATDHPEIAKVAEAAGARAVMTDPDLPSGTDRTWAALLTAGLTKADVVVNIQGDEPLIEGGPLDSLVQAFDTRADLDMATLGREMDLSTADGIESLVAMTTAKIVVDENDQALYFSRLPIPFTRLSVSELQVLLTGERGEAIKQQSRKSVLKHVGIYAFRPRFLQKFCAAPPCGLEVFEGLEQLRALSLGARIHVVRTHHESWGVDTPGDVEKIERLLNRRS from the coding sequence ATGGATGCCGTCGGTGTAATTCCGTCGCGCTTTGGTGCGACTCGATTTCCAGGAAAACCCTTAACCCGAATTGCTGGAAAACCGCTCATCCAACACGTCGTTGAGGGGGCGTTGAAGTCAAAGCGGCTTTCTCAAATACTGGTGGCGACCGACCATCCTGAAATCGCAAAGGTTGCTGAAGCCGCGGGTGCGCGCGCCGTTATGACGGATCCAGATCTGCCCAGTGGAACGGATCGCACATGGGCAGCGCTTTTGACGGCGGGTCTTACGAAAGCAGATGTCGTGGTCAATATCCAAGGTGACGAGCCGCTGATCGAAGGTGGGCCGCTCGATTCTTTGGTTCAAGCCTTTGACACTCGAGCCGACCTGGATATGGCGACTCTTGGTCGAGAAATGGATCTTTCAACCGCTGACGGCATCGAAAGCCTCGTGGCGATGACGACGGCCAAAATCGTCGTGGACGAAAACGATCAAGCGCTTTATTTTAGTCGGTTGCCGATTCCATTCACGAGACTTTCTGTCTCTGAACTTCAGGTTCTTTTGACCGGCGAGCGCGGGGAAGCGATAAAACAGCAGTCAAGGAAATCTGTCCTCAAACACGTTGGAATCTATGCCTTTCGGCCAAGATTCCTGCAAAAGTTCTGTGCCGCTCCGCCGTGTGGCTTGGAGGTTTTTGAAGGGTTAGAACAGTTGAGAGCATTAAGTCTTGGCGCCCGAATTCATGTAGTTCGTACGCACCATGAAAGCTGGGGAGTTGACACCCCGGGGGACGTGGAAAAGATTGAGAGATTGTTGAACCGAAGGAGTTGA
- a CDS encoding flagellar basal body-associated FliL family protein: MAEDASTSSTENSQDGVIDLENLVRDIDSVDTAGPVEQGSRLASSEPIREPAKPEATMPSPKIKTESKVEVSGVSEDELDAVLMLESPELAIEMAAIRDVAKSAGQSESPSALDGDSSIAGVNARLTLRQRLGFQVLKMVSAGRQAKEFSKRAVNDSKGLFRELLIQTKVSAIDSFHGRKAQVAAGFSWFKSRTWQQRFSILLAFAVLGALILVVAKFSQGKLLPKTEREWIASFEEKADGVFTYERNDPFEDFNDPILHPEYVVVIERVIVNLARTPEAEEGSNPMAAFEFYIQTDNQESAIEVKDRNIEVRDVLARAVERMTYPELATEEGKQKLKLVLRKDLNLIMTKGRVRRVFLKTIVLNPE, encoded by the coding sequence ATGGCAGAAGACGCGAGCACTTCAAGCACAGAAAACAGTCAAGACGGCGTCATTGATCTCGAGAACTTAGTTCGCGACATTGATTCCGTGGACACGGCTGGACCTGTTGAACAGGGTTCTCGACTAGCGTCCAGTGAGCCCATTCGTGAACCCGCCAAACCCGAAGCGACCATGCCTTCGCCGAAAATTAAAACTGAATCGAAGGTAGAAGTTAGCGGAGTTTCGGAAGACGAACTCGACGCCGTTCTGATGTTGGAATCACCAGAACTCGCGATCGAGATGGCCGCGATACGTGACGTTGCTAAATCCGCTGGTCAATCAGAATCCCCCTCCGCTTTAGATGGCGATTCGTCGATCGCGGGCGTCAACGCTCGTCTGACGTTGCGCCAGCGATTGGGATTTCAAGTTTTAAAAATGGTTTCAGCTGGTCGGCAAGCTAAAGAATTTAGTAAACGCGCGGTGAACGATTCCAAAGGACTATTTCGCGAACTTTTAATCCAAACAAAAGTCAGTGCAATCGACTCGTTTCATGGGCGAAAGGCTCAAGTAGCTGCGGGCTTTTCTTGGTTCAAGTCCCGAACGTGGCAACAAAGATTCTCAATTTTGTTGGCGTTTGCGGTTCTCGGTGCGCTCATACTTGTCGTCGCCAAATTTTCACAAGGTAAGCTCTTGCCAAAAACCGAGCGGGAATGGATTGCTTCTTTTGAGGAAAAGGCGGACGGGGTCTTCACTTACGAGCGTAACGATCCATTCGAAGATTTTAATGACCCCATTCTTCATCCTGAATACGTCGTTGTCATAGAGCGTGTCATCGTAAACTTGGCAAGAACTCCTGAGGCAGAAGAAGGCTCTAACCCAATGGCCGCATTTGAATTTTATATTCAGACCGACAATCAGGAGTCTGCGATTGAGGTCAAAGATCGGAATATTGAAGTGCGGGATGTCCTGGCAAGAGCCGTGGAGCGCATGACCTACCCTGAGCTTGCGACCGAGGAAGGTAAGCAGAAGTTAAAACTTGTTCTGCGAAAAGATCTGAATTTGATCATGACGAAAGGGCGAGTTCGGCGGGTATTTCTAAAAACAATTGTTTTGAATCCCGAGTAG
- a CDS encoding sigma 54-dependent Fis family transcriptional regulator, which yields MMTIGTDPLCGLKIQDPTVNPRHARFELRGTQWMVRDLQSTQGVWVNDTRIAEAPLSDLDRIRVGEAVLQFRLGLQSEFGLTSKNESWNTQLQRLPSFAHTDFPVLMVGPTGSGKEILAKAIHEASRRKAGPMISINCGALSESLIESELFGHVKGSFTGATHDRKGAFESARGGTLMLDEVGDLPMSLQAKLLRALENKEIRPVGSDRTVETDVRILAATHKDLSQLVALGRFREDLYWRLNVCKIQPPALSERMEDFVDLVYIFCRELRVRLSFGAIEHLKKHSWPGNIRELKNVLSRAAAYFPGHHIQAEDLAGIIDPVLPSPNSAMALSMSTFGGKDAGPISSAPSSAGGSVMREIEREMIIRRLVANNGNQRKTAIDLGMPKSTLHDRLKTYSIDLVEIKEAIA from the coding sequence ATGATGACGATCGGCACCGACCCACTTTGCGGCCTAAAAATTCAAGACCCAACAGTGAATCCACGTCACGCGCGATTTGAACTTCGCGGGACGCAATGGATGGTGCGCGATCTTCAATCGACACAAGGAGTTTGGGTCAACGACACGCGAATTGCCGAAGCGCCGCTGAGCGACCTGGACCGAATTCGAGTTGGTGAGGCAGTTCTACAATTTCGGCTGGGACTTCAATCGGAATTCGGCCTTACCTCGAAAAACGAATCTTGGAACACTCAACTGCAAAGACTGCCGTCATTTGCGCATACGGACTTCCCTGTTCTTATGGTCGGGCCCACAGGCTCTGGAAAAGAAATTTTAGCAAAAGCCATTCACGAGGCTTCCCGAAGAAAAGCTGGTCCGATGATTTCAATCAATTGCGGAGCGCTTTCTGAAAGTCTGATTGAAAGTGAACTTTTTGGACACGTAAAGGGATCGTTCACTGGTGCAACACACGACCGAAAGGGAGCTTTCGAATCGGCCCGCGGCGGTACCCTGATGTTAGATGAAGTCGGAGATCTTCCGATGTCGTTACAAGCAAAGCTATTGCGAGCCCTTGAAAATAAGGAGATTCGTCCGGTGGGTAGCGATCGCACAGTTGAGACAGATGTTCGGATTCTTGCGGCAACCCATAAAGACCTAAGCCAGTTGGTCGCCCTAGGGCGCTTTCGAGAAGACCTCTACTGGCGCTTAAATGTTTGCAAGATTCAACCTCCGGCACTGTCAGAGCGAATGGAGGATTTCGTAGATCTCGTCTACATATTCTGCCGAGAACTGCGCGTGCGCCTAAGCTTCGGAGCGATCGAGCACCTTAAAAAACATTCTTGGCCAGGCAATATTCGTGAACTTAAAAACGTTCTCTCGCGGGCAGCCGCCTATTTTCCTGGGCATCACATTCAGGCCGAAGATCTCGCAGGGATTATCGATCCCGTCCTTCCATCGCCCAATTCTGCAATGGCGCTCTCGATGTCTACTTTTGGAGGCAAAGATGCTGGACCGATTTCATCAGCCCCGTCGTCAGCTGGTGGAAGCGTGATGCGAGAAATAGAACGCGAAATGATTATTCGTCGCTTAGTGGCAAACAATGGAAATCAACGAAAAACGGCCATCGACTTAGGGATGCCTAAAAGCACTCTGCATGACCGGCTAAAAACATACTCGATTGATTTGGTTGAAATTAAAGAAGCGATTGCCTAG